The window CGGTGCGCATGAAGGCGGAGAAAAAGAGCCTTAACCTGCAAGCGCAAATTCCCGAGTCCATTCCGCCCATCCATGGAGATCCCAACGCGCTGCGCGAAATCCTGATCAACCTCCTCGACAACGCAATTCAATACACCCCATCAGGCGGCCTCATTGAGGCCCGCGTGGCGGCCAGTGAAACGGGAGTAACCCTTCAGGTTGTCGATAACGGTATCGGGATCACGCAAGCAGACCAAAAGAGAATATTCGAGCGTTTCTATCGGGCAGACGAAGCTCGCTCGCGCGAAGTGGGCGGAACCGGTCTGGGACTCTCTATCACCCGGCATCTCGTCGAAGCCCACGGCGGCTCTATCCAGGTGGAGAGTGATCTGGGTCGCGGTTCCACTTTTTCTGTCCATATCCCCTTTGACACACCAAGCGCCAATTAGTCTCCACCAACGGTTCGCTGCTCTGTTTAATTGGTAACCACGTCGGTTCTTCGGAAGTCACTTTCCTGTTTGACTCCCAATGAAATAGGGGTAGTATGTGTTCACGATCTGTCCGGGGTCAGCCGGACCTACTATGAGAGACATTGTTTCGGGGGAGAGTCGATATGACCACAATCGCCATGAAAATCCGCAAGTCATTGCAACAGTCCGGCACTTTTATTCTTCACTTGGCCGCCGTCCTGCTGTTTTTGCAGCCGGTCCACGGCCAACTGCCCACAGCAACGATTCTGGGAGTTGTCCGCGATCCCAGCGGCGCGGTGGTGCCCAATGCCTCCGTGACGGTAACTCAGACGGACACCGGCCTCACCCGCGCCGCGCAGTCCGGCTCGGACGGTCGCTTCCGTTTTCCGGCGTTGCCGGTGGGCGCATACGAGATTCGCGTCGAGCATGTCGGATTCCAGGCGGAAGAGCGCAAGGGTCTCACGCTGGCCATCTCCGATGAAGCGGTGATGAACTTCACCCTGCAGGTGGGCGGCGTGGAGCAGACCATCTCGATCACGGCCGAGGCCCCGCTGGTGAACACGACATCTGGCGCCATCGGCAGTCTGGTTACGGAGCAGAAAGTCGCCGACCTGCCGCTCAACGGGCGCAACTACATTGACCTGGCGCTGATGCAGCCCGGCATTGTCCAACACAAGGGCATGTCCAACGCTTCCTCCACGGTGGGCACATGGTTCAGCAGCAACGGCGCGCCGCTGCGCTCGAACAACTATCTGCTCGATGGCGCCATTCTCACCAACAACACCGGCGCTACCTCGGCGTCGTCGGACGGCTCGACGCTGGGCATCGAGGGCATCCGCGAGTACAAGGTCATCACCAACTCCTTCAGCGCCGAGTACGGCCTGACCATGGGTAGCCAGGTGGTGATGGTCTCGAAGAGCGGAACGAACAGCATTCACGGATCGGTCTTCGAGTATCTGCGCAACAACGTCTTCGACGCGCGCAATTATTTTGACTATCCGACTGCCGCCACCGGCCCGGACTTCCGACTGCCGCCGTTGAAGAGAAACCAATTCGGCGTATCTGTCGGCGGACCGATTCGCCGCGACAGAACTTTTTTCCACGCCGTCTTTGAAGGCCTGCGCGAGCGGCTGGGCACCACCAACATCGCCAACGTGCCGCACGAGGGCTGCCACGGCGCGGCCAATGGCGTGATCACTTTCGCCGCCTGTCCCGAAGTGGGTGCGGCGATTCCCGCCCCGGTCATCGCTCCGCAGATCGCGCCCTTGCTGGCATTATTCCCCAATCCGAACCTGCCGGACAATGTCGCCACGGCCCGCTACAGCCTGAAGTTTACGCAGCCCACCACCGAGGATTTCGTGCAGTTCCGCGTGGATCACTCCTTCTCCAACAACAGCACGTTCTATGCGCGCTACTCCATCGACGATACCGAGCAGACCAATCCGCTGAACTACGAAATCTACCAGCAGGTGCGCGACAGCCGCAGCCAGTCCGGAACTGTGTCGGAGAACCATGTGCTCTCGCCGGCGCTCTTGAATACCGTGCGCTTTTCCTATAGCCGCACCAACCCCGCGGTGCTTTCTTCGCAGGACCTGGTGGGGCCGCAGTATTCCTACCTGCCCGGCACGCCGATGGGCTCGCTGGCGATTACGGGAATCACCGGCATCAGCCCTGCGTCGAAGAGCCTGCAGCGGAGGAATATTCTGTCGTTGAGCGATGACATGTTCTACTCGCTTGGCAGGCACTCGCTAAAGTTCGGCGCGCTGGTCAATGCCATGCACACTTACTCGAATGTGAATACGCAGGCGCTGGGTTCGGTCAGCTTCACCAATATGCGGAATTTCCTGGTCGGTCTGGCCAACACCTACAACGCCAATACGCCCGGCTCCATCCTCGACCGCACGTATCGTTACGAGACCGTTGGCATGTACCTGCAAGACGATCTGCAGTTGCGGCAAAACCTGACGTTGAATCTCGGCCTGCGCTACGAATTCATGACCGTGCCCAGCGAAACCCGTGGGCATGGCTCCGCCGTGCGGGATTTGTTGAGCAACCCGGCCACCACGCCGGACACCGTGCAGGGCGCCACGCTGGGCGCGCCGTTCAAACAGATGTCGCTCAAGAATTTCAGCCCGCGCCTGGGCATTGCCTGGGACGTAATGGGCGACGGCAAGATGTCCGTGCGCGGCGGCTTCGCCGAGCTTTATGACATCGCCGTATTCGGCCAGTCGCTCTCCATCGCGGTAACCGGCACGCCGCCGTTCTCCTCGGTCAGCAACGTCACGCAGCCGACGACGATTGCGCTGCCGCTGGTGTTTCCCACCGCCACGGCGGGACGATCCTTGCGGACTCTCGACTACAATCTGGAGCAGCCGCACATCCTGGACTACCACTTGACTGTGGAGCGGCAGCTACCCGGCAACATGGCCATCACCGTGGCATACGCTGGCTCGCGCGGCCTGAACATCCTGCAAACCAAGGACGGCAATCCCACCGTGCGCGGCGGAGTCTGGAATGGAGCGGACTGCGTTCCGGCCACCGGCTCCCAAGCCGCTTCCGCTGGGGACAATGCCTGCTGGCTGGGTCAGGGCACCGCGGCCACCGCCGCCAACCCGGGCGCGCTCAAGGATGTTCGCAATAGTCCGTATTGGGACGGCCTGGAATTCAAGACCGCGGGGGGCAACTCCTGGTATAACTCGCTCCAGTTCAGCCTGAACAAGCGATTGAGCAGCGGGTTCCAGTTCCAGAGTTCCTATACTTATGCCAAGGTAATCGACGAAACTCAGGGTCAGGCCGGTGCTGACAACGGCCAGTCCAGCATCTTCGGGGCCGAGCCCAGCCGCCGCCAGACTGATCGCGCGGTCGCGGACTTTGACGCCACGCACAACTGGCGCATCAACTCGATCTATCAACTGCCGCGGTTTTACCAGGGCGGCGGCGTGCTCGGCATGTTGGCGAATGGATGGCGGTTGAGCAACATTCTTTCGTTGCAGACCGGATATCCCTTTTCCCCGGCGCTAAACACCAACCGGTCGCGCTCCGTGGTAAACACCGGCGGCGGCGGCATCGACCGCCCGGATATGGCGGCGGGCCGCACCCGCGACGACATCATCCTCGGCGGCACCACGCGCTACTACGATCCGGCCGCGTTTAGCTTGCAGCGCGTGGGCTTCCTCGGCAATGCGGGAAGGAATATTCTGCGCGGCCCCGGTCTTGCCAACCTGGACCTCTCCGCCACCAAAGAGGTCGCCCTCCCTCGGCTGGGCGAAACCGGCCGCATCGAGTTTCGCGCGGAAGTTTTCAACATCCTGAATCGCGTCAACTTCGGCATGCCCAACCGCACCGTCTTCACGGGCGCTGTCGGTAACGCAGCGGAAGCGCCGCTAGCCACGGCGGGAAACATCATCGATACCTCCACCCGATCGCGCCAGCTCCAGCTCGCCCTGAAGCTGTATTTCTAGGCCTGCTGGTTGGGATGGGCCTGGGTAAGGATTGTGGAACAACTGGCGGGATCGTCTGGAAATGTTGCGCGTGGGTTGCCGCGCAGCCAGCGTGTAATGTATAATTCTCATTGGTCGCGGGAGTAGCTCAGCGGTAGAGTGCGACCTTGCCAAGGTCGATGTCGCGGGTTCAAATCCCGTCTCCCGCTCCATCTTATTTTCGCCAGTCCTGATTGCAA is drawn from Acidobacteriota bacterium and contains these coding sequences:
- a CDS encoding TonB-dependent receptor; this encodes MTTIAMKIRKSLQQSGTFILHLAAVLLFLQPVHGQLPTATILGVVRDPSGAVVPNASVTVTQTDTGLTRAAQSGSDGRFRFPALPVGAYEIRVEHVGFQAEERKGLTLAISDEAVMNFTLQVGGVEQTISITAEAPLVNTTSGAIGSLVTEQKVADLPLNGRNYIDLALMQPGIVQHKGMSNASSTVGTWFSSNGAPLRSNNYLLDGAILTNNTGATSASSDGSTLGIEGIREYKVITNSFSAEYGLTMGSQVVMVSKSGTNSIHGSVFEYLRNNVFDARNYFDYPTAATGPDFRLPPLKRNQFGVSVGGPIRRDRTFFHAVFEGLRERLGTTNIANVPHEGCHGAANGVITFAACPEVGAAIPAPVIAPQIAPLLALFPNPNLPDNVATARYSLKFTQPTTEDFVQFRVDHSFSNNSTFYARYSIDDTEQTNPLNYEIYQQVRDSRSQSGTVSENHVLSPALLNTVRFSYSRTNPAVLSSQDLVGPQYSYLPGTPMGSLAITGITGISPASKSLQRRNILSLSDDMFYSLGRHSLKFGALVNAMHTYSNVNTQALGSVSFTNMRNFLVGLANTYNANTPGSILDRTYRYETVGMYLQDDLQLRQNLTLNLGLRYEFMTVPSETRGHGSAVRDLLSNPATTPDTVQGATLGAPFKQMSLKNFSPRLGIAWDVMGDGKMSVRGGFAELYDIAVFGQSLSIAVTGTPPFSSVSNVTQPTTIALPLVFPTATAGRSLRTLDYNLEQPHILDYHLTVERQLPGNMAITVAYAGSRGLNILQTKDGNPTVRGGVWNGADCVPATGSQAASAGDNACWLGQGTAATAANPGALKDVRNSPYWDGLEFKTAGGNSWYNSLQFSLNKRLSSGFQFQSSYTYAKVIDETQGQAGADNGQSSIFGAEPSRRQTDRAVADFDATHNWRINSIYQLPRFYQGGGVLGMLANGWRLSNILSLQTGYPFSPALNTNRSRSVVNTGGGGIDRPDMAAGRTRDDIILGGTTRYYDPAAFSLQRVGFLGNAGRNILRGPGLANLDLSATKEVALPRLGETGRIEFRAEVFNILNRVNFGMPNRTVFTGAVGNAAEAPLATAGNIIDTSTRSRQLQLALKLYF